CGACGAAGCCGACGAAATGCTCAAGCTGGGCTTCATGGACGACCTTGAAGTGATCTTCGAAGCCATGCCGGAAAGCCGTCAGAGCGTGCTGTTCTCCGCCACGCTGCCGCACTCGATCCGCGCCATCGCCGAGAAGCACCTGCGTGAGCCGCAACACATCAAGATCGCGGCCAAGACCCAGACCGTCTCGCGCATCGAGCAGGCGCACCTGATGATTCACGCCGACCAGAAGACCAACGCCGTGTTGCGTCTGCTGGAAGTCGAGGACTTCGACGCGCTGATCGCCTTCGTACGCACCAAGCAGGCCACGCTGGATCTGGCCAGCGCCCTGGAAGCCAAGGGCTTCAAGGCTGCCGCGCTGAACGGCGATATCGCCCAGAACCAGCGCGAGCGCGTAATCGAGTCGCTCAAGGATGGTCGTCTGGATATCGTCGTCGCGACTGACGTTGCTGCTCGTGGTATCGACGTGCCGCGTATCACCCACGTGTTCAACGTCGACATGCCGTATGACCCGGAGTCCTACGTGCACCGTATCGGCCGTACCGGCCGCGCTGGTCGCGATGGTCGTGCGCTGCTGCTGGTGACGCCGCGTGAGCGCCGTATGCTGCAGGTGATCGAGCGTGTCACCGGGCAGAAGGTCGGCGAGGTCAAGCTGCCGAACGCCCAGCAGGTGCTTGATGCACGCATCAAGAAGCTCACCAGCAGCCTGGCGCCGCTGGTAGCCGATGCCGAAGCCAACCATGGCGATCTGCTCGATCGCCTGACTGCCGATATCGGTTGCAGCCCGCGCGCGCTGGCCGCTGCGCTGCTGAAAAAGGCCACCAATGGCCAGGCACTGGATCTGGCCAGCGTCGAGCGCGAGCAGCCGCTGGTGCCGGGCGTTGGTGGCGCACCACGTGAGCGCCGCGAGCGTGATGGCGAGCGTTCCGAGCGTAGCGGTGGTGAGCGCGGCGAATACCGCGAGCGCCGTGCGCCGTTGCCGCTGACCGAAGGCCGCGTGCGTTGCCGCACCGCCCTGGGGACGCGCGACGGTATTGCCGCCAAGAACCTGCTCGGCGCCATCCTCAACGAAGGCGGCCTGGCCCGTGAAGCCATTGGCCGTATCCAGATCCGCGAGACCTTCAGCCTGGTCGAGCTGCCGGAAGATGGCCTGGACCGTCTGCTCGGCAAGCTGAAAGACACCCGCGTCGCTGGTAAGGCGCTGAAGCTGCGTCGCTATCGCGAGGATTGATCCAGCCGGCTGATTAGCCGAGGATCAAAAAAACGCCGCGCCCCTCACAGGGCGCGGCGTTTTTGTGTGTGCGCTGGCCGCGCAGGCTGAACCGGACGCCGGCGCCTGAAAGCAAAACGCCCCGAACCAGTCGGGGCGTTTGCGTCGTTCTCGCTGCGATCAGGCGCGGCGACGGAACAGGGGCAGCGGTTGGTCTGCCGACGCCTGGTAGACCTCGCTGTAATCCTCGAAGGCCTTCAGTGCATCGTACGGATCCTTGTCGGCACGCAGGGCGAAGGCATCGAAGCCGACACGCCTGAGGGCGAACAGCTGGTCGCGCAGCACGTCGCCAATGGCGCGTACTTCGCCCTTGTAGCCGTAACGGGTGCGCAGCAGGTAGGCAGTGGAGGAGTGGCGGCCGTCAGTGAACGCCGGGAACTCCAGGGCGATGACCTGAAAATGCGCGAGGTCATCGGCGATTTCCTCGATTTCGTCGCCGGCTTCCAGCCACACACCGAGACCGCCATCGCGGGCCTTGAGCGCGTGTGCGTGCTCGACCCACAGGGCCAGCGGTACGATGATGTCGTCGCAGTTGGGGATGGCGTCCAGGGTCACGTCCTTGGCCAGCAGGTGCCAGGTTTCGTCGACCACCTGGCCGTTCTTAATGATTCGCTGCATAGACGCGCTCCTTGAACGGGTCGATACCGACGCGGCGGTAGGTGTCGAGGAAGCTTTCTTCTTCGGTGCGTTGCTCGACGTAAACCTTGATGATCTTGTCGATCACGTCGGCCATGTCCGCTTCAGCGAAGGAGGGGCCGAGGATCTGCGCCAGGCTGGCGTCACGGCCAGCGCTGCCGCCGAGCGAGACCTGATAGAACTCCTGACCTTTCTTGTCGACGCCGAGGATGCCGATGTG
This region of Pseudomonas wenzhouensis genomic DNA includes:
- a CDS encoding DEAD/DEAH box helicase produces the protein MTQEIGGFAALGLHPNILAALTAVGYEEPSPIQSQAIPVILAGHDMIGQAQTGTGKTAAFALPLLSKVDTAKREPQVLILAPTRELALQVATAFETYSKQMPGLNVVAVYGGAPMGPQLKAIRQGAQVIVATPGRLVDHLRRDEKVLSTIQHLVLDEADEMLKLGFMDDLEVIFEAMPESRQSVLFSATLPHSIRAIAEKHLREPQHIKIAAKTQTVSRIEQAHLMIHADQKTNAVLRLLEVEDFDALIAFVRTKQATLDLASALEAKGFKAAALNGDIAQNQRERVIESLKDGRLDIVVATDVAARGIDVPRITHVFNVDMPYDPESYVHRIGRTGRAGRDGRALLLVTPRERRMLQVIERVTGQKVGEVKLPNAQQVLDARIKKLTSSLAPLVADAEANHGDLLDRLTADIGCSPRALAAALLKKATNGQALDLASVEREQPLVPGVGGAPRERRERDGERSERSGGERGEYRERRAPLPLTEGRVRCRTALGTRDGIAAKNLLGAILNEGGLAREAIGRIQIRETFSLVELPEDGLDRLLGKLKDTRVAGKALKLRRYRED
- a CDS encoding DUF934 domain-containing protein; translation: MQRIIKNGQVVDETWHLLAKDVTLDAIPNCDDIIVPLALWVEHAHALKARDGGLGVWLEAGDEIEEIADDLAHFQVIALEFPAFTDGRHSSTAYLLRTRYGYKGEVRAIGDVLRDQLFALRRVGFDAFALRADKDPYDALKAFEDYSEVYQASADQPLPLFRRRA